The window CATTTTCCCTTGGAATAACATTTGATCAAGTCAACAGTTCGACATTTTTAATGAGGTGGTTAGCACTTTGACACCAAAAATTATGATTAACAACTTATTCCGAAAACTCACATAATTTAACTATTTACTCACCATATTTCCTGACAAACACAACCGCTTGACTAGTATGAATTTGTGTCATTGCTAAATTGCTTTATATTAGATTACGTACTTTAACTTGCTCTCTTTTAGACTCTTCAACGTGTTGTAAAATAAATCCTGTGAAAATTGCTAGGCTTTCCAGAAGTCGtctaaaaatatgtaaaataatCAGTTTATATTTGTATCACAGTTGGAAAAGTTAGTTAAACTACCAGAAACATGTTGAAGACTTCTCCACTTGAATATCAGAGAATATTTTGAGTTCGAACGACTTGCTCCTGAGATCATCTCTAGGTAATCTTATTTGTTCTTACGAAACCTCTCAAAATCCACTCATTTGCCAGAGAATGTAAAAGCTTTGTTATGAACGACCTGAAACAAAAGATGTTACATTTTTTACTTAAAAAATCTTCTACACTAGAAGCTGATACCAGAGGAGAAACCAATAGAATGAGAAGAGTAAAAAAAGCCTCTAAAGCGCAGCAAGGGCGTAGAACTACAAATGCTTCAACCACAAAAGTTGAGCTTCTTCATCACTTTTGCATAAGCCAAAGGGACAGTAGCAGGTTGCCTGAGACGAcgttttgatttcttagactgcAGCAATCAATAAAACTAGTTTAACAACACATCGAAGTTATAAGAATGCCAGTGTACAAACACAATACCATGCAGATAATTCAACACAGAAGATGGGAGCTCAACTTCGGTTAGGTGCTCAAGGATCTCTTTTTAATGATAAATGTGTCATTTTGTTGATGTGTAAAGAGCACCATGGAGGAGGAGAAACATGGAATTCTACCTTTTTATTCTTAAAAAAAGTGTACTCCAGCATATTTGACCTTGCTATATTTCTACATATCCAAGAATCTACCATAAAATCAACTTCTGAAGTCCTTGAGTTCAGGAAAATCCAAAGATTTGCCTACCAAAACCCGTGGTGGGAAATAGCAAGTACTCGGTGTGTGCAAACTTTCCCCGACACTACCGTCATCAACAACTACGCCTccatcccaaacaagttggggacACCACTCAATGAAGGCATAAGATAAGAGTGATTCAGAAGCTGTGATATCTTACGGCAGACTTCACCTTGTTAAGGAAATTTTGGACTTACTATTCCTCTTAACAAGCTGAATACTCTGCAGTTGAGCAGaaatcaaatctaatttactAGTTCAGCCTGACAGCTTGCAAGATTATGTTCCCACAGGACTTTAGTTTAATACATCCCACATCAAATACTGTATTACCGCACCAAGTTACACTTAGCTGTGATGCACAATATCGTAATTAACTACGCCGATATTAACTAATTGGAGAAAGAAAAGCAATGCCAACTCATTAGTAAGTGTTTCTATGCAATTCGGTTGAGGATGGATTTTACATTCGATACATAGTAGTTAAGAAACAAATGACAACCAATGAATCAATCAATCATGCCTCAAAACAAAATTAGTTGAATAGGCTATATGGATCTTCTTTATCCATTCTACTCTATTCAGCTCCCACTCCAAGACTTAACAATTTGTATTTTGATGCAAATTAGTGGTTCTCTAAAACTTAAGGTTCTCTTGATCTTGCATTTATTTCCACACATATAAGTCTAACCAGAACCAAAAGACTCCCGAAAGCACCACACCAAATGTAAGTGTAAAATTAACAGTTAAACCTCAATCCTAACTAGTTGGTATAACATATATTGTTTATTTGCTTTAATTGGGTCATCTTCTTGGCTAAGCCTATATTAATTTCGAAAGATTGTCAAGTATATTGAAATTTCTACCTCATCGCATTTTACCACTTTCTATCATCATATTGTCGCACTCGCATGTATAGACAAGTACATCTTAAGGTCTTACGTAGGACATGAAAAAGCCATCTTAGTTCACCTTCTCTTTTTCATCCTCTGTGTTACTTGCACCATCGGTTAGATGTGATCATTTCTAATCTTGTTCAAGCTTCCATGAGCGCACAAATATCTTAGCATTCACATTTTTACGACATTCATCTTGTGAATTTATCAAATATGAAGATTCTTCAGCCAATCaataagagaaaaaggaagaaatgaTGGAAAGGATTACATGGACACTCCCACTCACCATGGAATGCAAAAACTTAGGCACCAGCTTTCTTTTAGAACCTAGGGAGAGCTGATACAAAAACAGATGGGGCAAAACTAGAAGTTCCGTAGGATCACTATTCACCAGTGTAGTAGAATCGTAGTTGTGGTCCTGTAGCACTCTATAATGCTTAGGTTATTAATTCAGCTTCTATCTTTTACTTATTCTAGGCAAATTTTGATTATTTGGTTCCTAGTTTTCTGGAtttcttttatattattttcctTCCTTTTATGTAGTTTGTTGATCTGCAATTTCTTAATATCAGCTATTCCTGCCTTTTATGTTTTTTTCAAGAACTTCTATAACGTGCTAAAAGGAACATCTTCAAGGATTTTGCACAATTTCCTCTAAGAAATAGGGCTTCAACTGAACCAAAGTGAACCCTTCCCACTCGTGCTCCTCTTGTGTCACTACAGAATACAAATCAATTTTTCGACATGCACTAGCAGCTGGTCAAGTTAACCTGCAATTCTGATTATTAGTACATCTTAATTTCTCTAGGTGTTTGAAAGCTTTTAGTCAAGCTTAGTGATCAAACTTTTATGACTGCATTTGTTTAATTGACTACCCTCTGTTGCCTAACCTTTAACCAAAACTCAGCATACTAGAACAACCTAAAAGACACCAAAACACGCAATAAAACCCCAAGATAAAGATTGCCCAGAATGCTCCTCGCAACATAAATACAGATAAACTTGGACAGAAAAATGAACTTTAGTGTGAAATCCTTCTAAAAGGCAACACGAACTTTGATaattaagataaaagaaaataattcagATCTTTCCTTTTTGTGATAAGTATGAACATTAAATTCATAGTTCCTGCACTTATAGCAATCTTCATTCTAAACGTAATTTTCTGCATCACATATGGCCtgccaaaatttattaaaaatgcACTGAAAGGAATGCAATCCACTTAGaggcttttacttttatcttttgcCCTCAACACGTAAGATCGAAAAAGAAGCTTTATTTTGTTTTGCCTTCTATCCCTCTAGCAAAAAAGATAACACTTGCTTGCCACTTGAGTCTAAAGCCAATTTCAAGAGACCTTTTTTTAATAAGGAAATTCATGAATTTCGTGAACCTTGTATACCACTACACCATGCTGCCGGTTAGGAAACTCTCAATATCTAGATTAGTCAGAAAAGCCTTGATCCATTTCTATAGTCTTAGTTGACAAAAGTTGAAATCCTAATTTTCTTAGAGCACAAGTTTGATCCCGCAAGGGCCTACAACCACAGTAAGTTTGCTCCAAAAAAAACTTCAATTCAATAAGTCGTACAAATCCTTTACACATTCTCATTCCTGATTCATAACTAGTTTCACTGCATATTGGATTCCAGATTTCTTCCTTACAGcatttcccttatttattttttgataaggaacatttcccttatttatttaaaCTCCAACATCTGAAAGCTCCAATTTAGAGGTCTCACCAAAGTCCAAACTTCCTTAATCCCTAATTTCTTTCTCCTAAACAGGTGTCACAAATCATCAACTAACGATTGACAGACAGCCCTAGATTTTCACTTAGATTTTAGTTCATTACATCTTTGAACCCTACATCAACTGGATTGTTAAACCATTTCAATGTATTAAGCAAAAAGAATCCTATCAATTCAATAAGTTTAGCACCCTTCGATCACATGAGCTCATTTCAGGAAGTAATGACTACTTTACAAGTTATGCACCTATTCACAAACTTGAACAATTGCAACAGCAAGGTTTAATCTTCCCACTCATTGCCAAAGAGTAACCAAGTTTCTTGCATGGTGGGAAGAAAGATATACGCTTTCACCGAGAAGCATTCTTCTCCCCCCCCCccggggggtgggggtggggaagTTCAGGCAAACAGTTAAAAGGGGAATCACTTATTGATCTTTATTCCTTACTAGTCAAGGAACAATTCTATTACCAGCAATAAGACAAGTACTGAGGTAAACACATAAGTGGTTGAAATTATAACCTAAAacctaagttgctccgacacggcaatttaggtgccgcacccgtgtcgacacggcactagtatgggtgtgggtatgggatccgtaccggatcTAGTCAAACAATTTTGGGTGCTTTAACCACGACGGAAGGAAAATttcgagacgagatacaatttgattcccgaaatcagaaccaaaactagggtaaatttgaagaaaatagcataccttatcattctttacttatttataacttgagaataaaaaataaatacacacTTTATAAGCTATATGTAAGTgttccacaaaatttctcataatttagagctatatatatatacttaattatttttagccggatcccTGCACCCTTATCCATACTAGGATCCGtatccccgaatcttagaatttatATTTCGAAGGATCTAGAGGTCTAGATCCGCACtcgtgtccgagcaacttagcctAAAACACCACCTCTCAAGCGTAAGGCAATATAAACAAGACTAAAAGGTCATGTATAGAGCATTTGGCTTAATCAATCCCAGCTTCCTAAGCAAAGGAGAAAAGCAGACCTTTAAATGTGCATTGTGTCGCTTCCCCTCTCTCCAGCGCCTAATCAGTCCATCTTTCATCACCCTAAATCTGTCCTTATAAGACCTGATTCAGAAACAAGTGTTACATCTCTTCAATATCTCAGAtgactaaaaatataaaacaaattgGTTAATGAAGACATATACATACGAGTAAaatttcattttgattttcttgacTTTTGATGTGACTGGAGTCATCGGTTTCCTGCTTTTCAACTTCCTTTTCTTCTGTTTTGCAGTGATGTACCGCACTTGCGTGAACTAGAAAATAGCAATCAACACTAAACAAGTAAATAACAGACAAATGCAATAAACATAGAACAAATGCTACAAGACATTGCAGCACTCTGGAACTAGAAAAAAACATCAATCAACAATATACAAGTAAATAACAGACAGATGCAATAAGCACACAAAAGACTCTACTAGCATTTTCAGCACCATCCAAGACTGATCGCGAAttaagctcaaatttttattaaCCCCTTtacttttcctttcattttccaGCTCTTAGTTAAATAGCAGTGGCACTTATTACAGCAATTACATATAAATAGCAGTAATATAGCGCATTATACTATTTAAACGTTCTGGGAAACCAAAAGAACTGAACACAATATGCAGACGCCAATCCAAGATTTTAAGTCATTACGGGCTGCCCCTTATGAATGAGtgcaatttaatataaatatacaCATGTACAAAAAATTTCATCTATATATAGTTCAAGCCCAATACATCAGGTGACCAACAAGTACCCACTAATTAAAAATCGCTTTTTTAACTAAATTTTTCtcgacaaaaaaaaaaggaaaatgataaaGATATGAGAGAAAAAAAGAACCCAACTTACAGAAGAAGGGAGGAAAGACGAGTGAGTAGAACTTGGGAATGAAATGGGGCCATGGGAAATGGGTGTAAAGGTGGAAGAAAATAAGGTACGAGTAAAAGGTCTGTTAATGGGATTGGTAGCAGTGGTAAGAAGACGATAGGGAAGAGGGTAATGGGTGCTTGGAGTTGAACGGAGAGCGGCGAGGGATCGGAGCTTGGTGCACCATCTCTGCATCTTTGATTTTTTGCTCTTTTGTTTGAGACTTAGGTTTGAGAAAATTTTGCTTTGGGTTGTAAGAGGGAGGGGACTCCACTTTTTTCCGGGTTGAAATTGCAAAGATAGCCGCTTTCAGGATAGCTATTTAAACGATAGTCACCATTCACATTGAATTTAAACTTTAGACATTAAGaacatgtttggccaagcttttgattAGTCGAAAGTACTTTTTTGACAAAGTAAAAATTTAAGATAATTGGCCAAgataaaaaagtaattttgagtagcaatagtagcagtagcagtttttctgcttttggataaaagttacaaattcTAGCTTTTTTCAAGAAACAGaagcagaaaattaatttatttaagacaaaaatattcttataataaatttatatttttcaaattatatctagttaatttatattttctttttcttttttctaccatatcttttttctttttatttttattttatcatatttttattctctttctaTTATTACTCTTTTGAACATTCCTCTACTATAAATAGATCTCTTCTTTTATATAGTGATTTATAAgagtaaatttttaatttataattaatgattttgatatatttataaatatcatgtAAACAATTAGTAATACTAGgtgtatggggtaaaattgatTCATAATAAATGGTCGAATGATAGCACGGCACGTGGAGCCGAAGACAAACGAAAGGTAAGTCAAGTAACAATCAGTACCGGACACGGCAACtgtggttgaggccggggaaatCCCGAAGAAAACATAATCAACGGGAGCAGATCGGGTATTTGCCATCGGATAGCATTTAATAAGTTAATATTCTCTCACATTAAATGAGAAATCGTTGCAAAGAAGATTTGCATTCATGGCATGCCGTTATATATTCATCAATGccctatttattattatttaagtgGGGCTTAATCCTAGGATATTGTttccctaggtatagctataaatagcaaGCTCAGTAGTCATTGTAAGACACGAAAATTCTTggcaaaacatatgttgtatttcATTTTCGCTCTCAATTAAAAAACATTATTTGCTTTTTATATTGCTTTCATTTCTGCCCTCGGAGACATTGCGCTCGGAGCCAGACATATCGCTTTCTTTAATTTCAACTGCTAAGTCTTACTTTTAATCTTATTTCTTTATCATTTTTGggatcaaatcagttcgcttgtctataaatcaaGTAACAAACTTAACTGTACTGTTTTACAGataacagtttggcgcccaccacgAGGCTTAGGCAGTTGTGTGATTGCTTTGATCCTTACGtttattactaacttgtttgatttttttcttaGCAAGGGGATGAAGCAACCCCGGTTCGTGAAGGGCAGTACCCTCGGCATGTACGGGAGCCAACTCCCGATGACGCGGAGGAGGAACACATTGAGGAAACAGTGAAAATCCTAAGAGAGAAACAGAAAGCCATTATGAACCACGTCTCGAGGCAGGATCGGGTGATGACGGAGTTGAAGTAAGAGTTTTCAGACGCTTCCAATAATGCGAGTGGAAGAGGCCCAGTTTCTCCGAGCGTTCCTGCAAATCAAACGACTCAGAGAGTCAATAACAACACCCCCCCCCTCAAGAGGTGAGGTTGGTTTCGATGAAGCCAGAGGGACTGGTAGCGGACCAGGAAATAACAACAGGAATAATCCCTTCAAAACCGAGCTTATGAGATTTATGAGAGAAATGAACGAATGGATGGATCAAAATACAAAGGAGTTTCACGCCCGAATAGATCAGATTCCGGGTGCACCACCAATATTAAAAGGCTCGGATTCGAAAAAATACACGTAGTTACTATTTAAATCGAGCGCAGCACAAGAGTTGATTCCGAAGAGGTTCAAGATGCCGAATataccaaaatatgatgggacttcggatccGTAGGAGCACATCACAACATATACCATGGCTGTGAAAGGAAACGATTTGGCTCAACATGAGATTGAATAGGTCCTACTAAAGAAGTTTGGTGAAACCCTCACAAAGGGGGATCTGACATGGTATTCACTCTACCCGAGCATTCAATTGActcttttgaaatgcttgcagattcattCATTAAAGCCCATGTCGGGGCCAGGAAGGTCCAAATTAGGAAGGCAGACATATTTaggattgcacaaggagagtTCGAATTGATGTGGGAATTCGTGATCAGATTCCAGAAATAGAGAATGTTGCTACCGGTTGTACCAGAC is drawn from Nicotiana tabacum cultivar K326 chromosome 22, ASM71507v2, whole genome shotgun sequence and contains these coding sequences:
- the LOC107767257 gene encoding uncharacterized protein LOC107767257, translating into MQRWCTKLRSLAALRSTPSTHYPLPYRLLTTATNPINRPFTRTLFSSTFTPISHGPISFPSSTHSSFLPSSFTQVRYITAKQKKRKLKSRKPMTPVTSKVKKIKMKFYSSYKDRFRVMKDGLIRRWREGKRHNAHLKSKKSKRRLRQPATVPLAYAKVMKKLNFCG